The window cttcttgaaGTAAAAATCCTAGAATAATTTCACTCTCCTGTTTCACTTTAAAGGTTATTTGAATGGAGTGGGTGATAGCAAATTGATTCAGTTAACATTTAAATAAGAGGATGTAAAAAGGATAGATAATGGGGTGGGAACAAAATAACACTTTCTAACTATAGTTAAAATACTAAGGGTTTTACAGGATGAAATATGCTTACCCATTCCTGAAGGAGGTGCATTAAAATACTATAATATTTCTCCTTAAGCTCAGCAGTTTTTCCCTCTCAATCTTTCTAGGAGAAGTAATTAATGAGAAAGATCGTtgtaaaaaatgtgaaggaaaaaagGTGATAAAAGAAGTGAAGATTCTTGAAGTCCATGTAGATAAAGGCATGAAACATGGACAGAGAATTACATTTACTGGAGAAGCAGACCAGGCCCCAGGAGTGGAACCAGGAGACATTGTTCTTTTGCTACAAGAAAAGGAGCATGAGGTAATTTCTTTAATTGGCATAAGTAGATTTGTGACATTGGactctttttcagttttctctctgaCAAATTGTGTTTGATTTGGCAGCCAGATTACTTTGGTTGAGCCTAAGGGGAAAAGTGTGGAGAGTGTTTCAGTTTGATGTGATGGGATTATCCTCaggttagctattatcattaatgGATGGAATTGGTGCTTACTAAATAGgttttaataaatttatattgaatAAGTGTATTTTATGTTTACTtggcagttttaaaaaaaattaaattagtcaTTCAAAAATGAAACCCTGACCTCAcattttacatccattatctgGTTTGAGTGAGACTTACCTTCACTGTTAGACTGAGAAAAATATAATGGTTAGTCAGAGGAAAGTTGACTTTTAAAGTAAGTAATGGCAAATTGTTCACTGTGGAATTTTTGCTTGGTGAGCAGATTAACCAAATATcaaaagtagaaaacaaaagaaggtTGTAATTAAAGATACCCTGGATGAATTGCACTGTTAAAACATGACTTTTCTTTGTTACCTTCTGTTCAAAACCAGTAGAAGGAAATTGAACAGTTGGTCAAAATTGGAGTATTTATTTCAACTTCACCCTCTGAGAAAACCAGAATGCTCCAAATTAAAACATGCAGTGGCAATTTTAACTTAACTAGCAGCAACAACACCAAAAAATCAGATAAATCAAGAGGTGACATCTTACCCTAAAAAACCGGCAAAGAAGTGCTTCTGTTCTTTGACCAGTTTTGATCCTTGTTCTGGTTTCACTCATTACGTATCACTACACCCAATTCCTTGGCTGCTTCATATGTTGTTATTCACAGAACTGTAATAATTACAGTGTGATTTAGATATTCTCTAATGGTTGAGCCTATGGGTTGATCTGATcacaggaaggggaaaaaaaacaaacatttttttacagATAGGCCTTTTCATGATTCTTTGGTAATAGTCTTAGCAGTAGAATCACTGGGTTGAAAAGTGTGCACAATTTTGAGATTATTTCATATTGCCATTCAGTTTTCACATCATTCTCACCAACAAATTAGCGTGCATTCCCACTGTcccaccgtgtgtgtgtgtgtgtgtgtgtgagtgataaggttttgatttttatttctcagATTACTAGGCAATTGGTGTATCTTTTCACGTCATTAAATTTATAGTGTCTCCTTTGTAAATTGCCATTTTATGTCCTTTAACCACATCTACATTaggaattttataaaagttagatCTTGTAAATGTATCTGATGTTGATGCAGTTGTTCATGTCTGGCTTATaacagtcagcaagcatttattatgtgccaggaaatgctgacaatacaaagaaaggcaaaaataatccctgtcttcaagaatcATTCATTGCAAAGAGGAGGAGAGACAAGACAATATGTAGATAatcacatacatacaaaatatatctaGACCAAAAGTTATTTTCAGAGGGGTAGGCAGTTTCAGTTGGGGAGGTGGAGAAAGGCCTCatgaagaaagtgagatttagggacagctagatggtacagtgaataaagcaccagccctgcattcaggagaacctgagttcaaatccggcctcagacacttgacacttattagctgtgtgaccctgggcaagtcacttaatcccaattgcctcaaccccgagccccccccccccccccccccccagtgataattaagctaagtcttgaaggaggagagggaaagggggcatAGTGGACATGGGGCAGCCAGTGCAACGGCAtagaaatagaaggtaatgtCAGGGCacagcaagtaggccagtgtaGATGCATGGAGACAATTAAAGtgtaaggaaactggaaaggtcAGTTGGTAGGAAGGGATCccgttatgaagagctttaaatgccaaacagaactttatatttgatcctagaagtaatagggagccactggagtatgAGTACGGGAGAGCGGCATGTTAAGATCCCTacctatgctttaagaaaaaaaaccaatttagcagctgagtagaagatggattggagtacagacttaaggcagggagacctgTTGAACAGCTGTTTCAATTATTTAGATGAGAAGTGATAATGACTTCAACTAGAGTGATACTTCTGTAAGTGGACAGGAGGGGACATACAAGAAacattgtgaaggtagaaagaaTACTATTTGGCAGTGGATTGGATTTGTGTGATGACCGAGAGTGTAGAGTCAAGGGTGACACTGTTACAAGCCTGGGTAAAAGGAGAATGGTAGTGCCCCCAGCAGTAATAGAGAATTTCAGAAACGGGGGAGGATTTGCAAAGATCATGCGtttttttggatatttttattttgagatgTCAGGGGACAGGACATCctgtttgagatgtccaaaaagcAGTTAGTGATAGTTGACTGTAGCTCAGAGAGGCTGGGGCTAAATAGGTAGATCTGAGAAAAAGAGCCTGCTTATCCTAGGTTATAAGGCGAGAAATAGTGAGGGCCTCCAGAGTTGGAATGCTGTGTTGTAGCAGAAACAAACTTTAATATCTCTAggaattattatattaaattaaattttttaaatttagctttTGATAGTGTGTGGTTTTCATGCACACAAGCAGCATGGCTTTCCTAtcgttttgtttttatttttcaagtagtTTCTGTTGAGAGGAAAATGTGACCATGAGCAGTTTAGTCTTTTGGCTTAGAAGACAGTGTTTTTAGTAGCCATGGAAAAGCACATTGCACTCTttttcccgggggggggggggggggggggggggagtgaggcaattgtggttaagtgacttgcccagggtcacacagctaataagtgtcatgtgtctgagtctggatttgaactcaggtcctcctgactccagggctggtgctctatccactgcgacacctagctgcccctctcttagcACTTTTATATAGCACTGCCATGATTTCCTACCAAGTCTGCTGTGTAAACATAAGATGTAATACATTCTACAAGATTTAAAGTGTGTTTTTCATAATCTATTTTGTTGCATCTATTACAATAGTATAAATAGTCAAGAGCTGGCTGTGTTAGGTATTTAGCTTTCCTAGGTTTGTGTAGCAGGCCATGCTTTGGCCAAGAGAGAGGTTCCCTCAAGTTTCTTGAAGCTTTTCAAAATGCCGTATGCTTAgttctccagtttatcctgctAACAGGATAAATGGAAATAAACATTCTTTTTCAGAAGACATTAATAAAATCCAGGTTTAAGGTACTTTCCAGATTTTATGTGCTTTCACATAAAGTTCAAAGGCAAAAAAGACTTAAGTGAAGGCAAAAATAAAGTTCCTCACACCAAAACTCCCATATTGTATGTTGTACAGATATGAAATTTGTTGATACTTTTTGTAGTGCCAAACATTATTCCTCCTACACACACCAGAAGCTCAAAGTGGTTTGTACATTAGCATTTATCAACCCAAACTATACCAAAATAGCTAAATCTTCTCCTCTAGGATGAGGGAGATAAAAGATATATGAAGTAAGGTAGATTGCTTGTTCACTGGATTAGCGTTGTACTTGCTCCTCTATCTCCTTCCTAGCTCTTACATCACTCATATGAGCCTCCCACTTGATATGGGGGAAAGGGTTGTTCtctcttttgaaattttaaagcAGAAAACAATGATCACTGAGTCCAACTCCTTTACTTTATAAGGAAGAAATCAGAGGGCCATATTGAGAAAAAGAATTGCCCAAGTTATAAAGACAGTAGCAGAATCAGATGGATCTCCGGAATCTGGGTCTCCTTTATTTTATCCCTGTCCGTTTGCTACTTTTTCtctaatttaaatgtttttcccaGAGCATTAGCATTCAAGATATTTGCTCTTTATGATCCAAAAGATACAGCAATGTCATTTTCTACCATTTCACTTGTTATGAGAGGCAATGTAAAAGTAGTGCATAAAGAGctggcaggaagacctgagttcaagttccaccAAGTTCGAGATGACACTGTCTTTATGTCCCTAATCAAATTAACTCAGTACCCTTTTCAACTTCAGACTAAGTAAGACTTGGAAGAGGAACTGATCAACATTGGTATATGTTGTATatagttctctataccaatagTATTAGGTATGGTCCCTATCCCTAATATTATAGATTAGCTAGACCATTTATAACtttgtcaaaataaaaaaattagttcAAAGTTCCAAACCATCTTATGAATGGGGTTTGGGTAGCCTGTTTTAAATTGAGGTCTACCTGTATTTCTGTTTAATATGAGGTCCTCTGACCCAAAGGACTGACCATAATGATGGAGATTTCAGACAATAGGCTAATAGTAAAGATCATTGGGATATGATTGAGAGACAGCATCATTTTGTGGTATAAGCACTAaacttggagtgaggagagatctGGATCTGAATCCCAtcttttttttaccctttaaCTAGTTCTGTGACTGGACGAGTCATTTTGGCCTTTTCTGAATCTCAGTGTCTTCTGTAAAAGGGGCAAGTTGTAAAATCAAATTTGTCCGAGAATTTGGCACAAGGCAggagttaacttttttttttttttttttttttttttggtggggcaatgagggttaagtgacttgcccagggcccagggtgacttgctagtaagtgtcaagtgtctgaggtcggatttgaactcaggtactcctgaatccagggctggtgctttatccactgtgccacctagctgcccccaggagttaacttttaaaatatatattgtataaaaTAATGGCTAgagtttacatagcactttgaggtttgcagagtgctttacatatttgatttttacaactcTTGAGCTAAATGCTatattagtctcattttacagatgaggaaaacagactgaaagtgacttgcctaggattacacagctactgtttctgaggcagaatttgagctgAGGTTTTCTTGATTCAAAGTTAAGTATTCAAAGCACTGTACCCCCAAGTTGCTTGGATACCTTGAAATTTTTAGTCAGCATCATAATATATTGGTAGTTTGGATAAATTGGATAAATCCTGTATTCTTTTGACAGTAGACTGGGACCCTGATATTCCATATTGACTCTGGTTTTTTCTCCCTTCAGTCTGTTTTATATCATGCCaccagatgaatcttcctaatatTCAAATTTATCCTGTCACTTCTGCTCAGAAACCTTTGACTCCCTATTTCCCACCACTTTAAGAATAAACTTTTCTACCAAATTTTCATGGTTCTCCATAAATCACAACTCCTGTACATTATCTCTCCTACCCTCTGATCTCTCTTCCATAACACATGAAgtatgttcttaataaatgtctccAGACACATTTTAATTGCTTTCCTGCCTTAGCTTTTCCTCGCATTATCTAAATGTCCTCTTCCAGTCCCGATCCTAtccattcttttttgtgtggggggggcttcggggtaagtgacttgcccagggtcacataactagtgtcaagtatctgaggctggatttgaaatcgggtcctcctaaattcagagccagtgctttatccactgcaccacctagctgccccctgtccattCTTTTAAGAGATactttttccagtcttttctaGCCTTTGCCTATTCCCTTCTTCACTTCCTTCATTACCTGAAATCTTTACCATATAGTTTAGCTCTTATACACTCATATTCTGTATTTGCTTCCAATTCTTATTTCCCAACTCCCACACAGGATTGTGAGTAGCTTCAAGGCAGGACAATATGTCACACCCTGTTCTTACTAATACCCACAGTAACTTGAACATAAAGGTGGACACATGGGTGTTGAAAAAAGTTATTATGCAAATCCTCAGGTCAAGGGGCCTGAGGAGAAACCGACATAGCTGTCCTGCTGTTAAAGGCAAAGgcggggattgggggggggggagctaggtggtgaagaggataaagcactggccctggattcaggaggacctgagttcaaatccaggctcaaacacttgacacttactagctgtgtgaccctgggcaagtcacttaaccctcattgccctgcccctccccccaaaaatgtaaaTGATAGCAAATATATCCCTTTACTACCTTCAGAACTGTAACTTCTTCCTTCAAGATATGAATGAACCACTTGTTAGTTTAGAATGAAATGAACAATGATGAGCTCAATCTGGATCCTAGTGTGCTTAACTATTAAAGGTACCTGCTTTAAGTCCTGATTCCTTCTCTGAGAACAACAAAGGGACACTGTTATCTGAATTTTTCATACTGACTTACATGTTAACCaaacataaatgaaaatttctgagcattttctttttttttttttttttaagtgaggcaattggggttgagtgacttgcccagggtcacacagctagtaagtgtgtgttaagtgtctgatgccggattggaacttagatactcctgactccagggccagtgctctatccactgcgccacctagctgcccctgagcatttTCTTCTAatagtcccctcctacctttgtgTATTTCAGTATACATGCTAGCCTATGATTCTACAGTTACCAATCAAGTTATCCTCTGTTTTTCAATCCACAGGTATTCCAGAGAGATGGAAATGATTTACATATGACACACAAGATAGGACTTGTTGAAGCACTATGTGGATTTCAGTTCACATTTAAGCACCTAGATGCCCGTCAAATTGTGGTGAAATATCCACCTGGCAAAGTAATTGAACCAGGTATTTTGTTTTAAAGACCTAATAATTGGATGCAATGCTGGTTTCGATGTGTTAATAACAACGTAcagtttcatcattttaaaaactagGAAAATATGTCTGGAGTGTGTTAAgccaattctttttctgaataacatactgatttatatttttcttttggggttccCAAATATAAAGGCTGTGTCCGTGTAGTTCGAGGAGAAGGAATGCCACAGTATCGTAATCCCTTTGAAAAAGGTGATCTTTACATAAAGTTTGATGTACAGTTTCCTGAAAACAACTGGATTAGCccagagaaactttctgtaagTGTTTTACCAACTAATTTAAATAGTGATCtggtatttattattaatgatatttttatttaatagtcTTAGTTGCTGAATGTACAGTAATGCCAAGATTATGAAAATCTCTGGTTATCTCAACATGGTTTGCTTATACAATTTCTGCATCTGggtgtttgcattcctacatggtgGGGTTTTATACTGGTATTTGATCCATTCAAGATCAGTAGTTCAGCCCCTTTCAATTTAGCACTTTAAGAAGGCATTTCCATCTAGATTATGTCCAAAGGAAGATTGAAGCTGTCACCTTGAAGAACCTAacagttctctttctctctctttttaaggaACTTGAAGACCTCCTTCCAGCTAGACCTGAAGTTCCTAGTGTGATTGGTGACACAGAAGAGGTAGATCTTCAGGAGTTTGATAGCACTCGAGGCTCTGCAGGTGGTCAGAGGAGGGAGGCTTATAATGACAGCTCTGATGAGGAAAGTAGCCATCATGGACCTGGAGTACAGTGTGCCCACCAGTAAACattgctttaaaaagaaagaaaagtaaagttgCACAAGAGGAAATACTTTCCAGTTTTGCCTGATTTGTTTTCAGCAATCTACCTGGATTGTCTAAGCAATCCAGATGAACTGATGGACATCTATTGCTGTATGTGTAACTTTTAAATTGGTTATAGTATCTACAGAGTGTATAATTTAAACTAACCACAAAGCTTTACATCTTCATTTTGACTGTTCTGTAGCAGAATAAAGCACTTGAAAGGAAAAGATTCCCTTTCACATGGGTTCTAAGTTTCAGTACTGGTATCCGTGCTTGATTTTTACAGTTGTGTagattttgtttccaattttaaaTTCAACTCCTACATTGTAAAGTTTGTGTACAATTTTGTCCTGAGGCTTTGTATTTGGCTGCACTTGCATAAGCTGCtacaaatagaataaagaatttcATAGCCTGTATCTATGATTTAGATGCATGGTCAATGGGCTTTGCACACAATGGGTTTGGAGCTGAGCGGGAACAATGGAAAAATTACATTGGAAGTGGTTGTAAAGTTTtgggaggttttgttttgtttcagggtttttttttttaccatcgtGTGAAAGTTTCTGAATTGAGTAATAAAAGTAGTTGGTGAAAATTATTCCCATGTGTCACATTTAGAGGGATGCTCacattgagaggaaaaaaatatcttgTTCTGCTTCTTAAACAGCCCTTAAAAAACCCATTGGTGTAAAGTTTTTGTGCTCTAAGCACCTGCCCATTTTGTAGCTATAAATGACAAAAGTCGGATTTTGGTAGAAACAGgctttattgattaaaaaaagagagactttgTAGTGTGTGTCAGCCAAGGATATCTAAGTTATATAACCACTAAGTCTTGATCCTCCCAGCAATGCTGGCCAGGCTAATGCCTTTCTATACTCCCTTTTTATGGGGCTCAACTAAGGTTACAGCAAATCAGTAGTAGAACCATGTCTATATAGAACCTATTACAGTGCTGTATTCATAAGTGTTAAGTAAGTTAATAATGATCTGTCTTCCACTTTCACTTGAGTATTTGAAACTGGGGGAGCAATGATTGTTACTAGTATTTTAGTAAAGTAAGAAGGTTAAACTGGTATAAGAGAAATCGGGTAAAACTATATAACATGAAGGTGTAAAAATGTTTTGAAGTTATTATGTTTCTGTTCTTTCTACCCTTTGATCTTTCCTTTACTCCCAAGTAGATGTTTATTGAACACTGATTTGAGGGGGAAAAGGTAGAATTCAAATTATCTATTACATCTTTTAATAGCTTCTGTAAATGGGACACATAGGAAAGGAGGTGAAACAAAGCCAAACTATTGAATTACATGTTATGCCATTCATTAGCCTGGCTAACCAAGACTTTGGATTCATTAATTCCAAGGACTAGTAAAATCTGAAGGAGTGAAAATTTCAGGGAAATATTCCTGGCAGTAATCAGGGCCTGTGAAACTTAAGTTATATTACCCAACAATCTCCACtgtaccaaaaaaataaaaccagcctTGGCTAGAAATCAACAATAATTTTTGTATCCAAGGTTACTTCCCCACAAGCACTGAACAAAAGAAATACAGTGACTTAATATTAAAGTTTGTGGCCTTTCCAATAAAGGTTTATAAAACAATGTTTCAGTGTAATCTTTCTTTCAGCCAGCCAGAGTGAAGATAAGTAGTATGAAAAACATCTTCAAAATTCGAGGTTATTAGTATACTTAGAGCATATGGCTTTATTTAGAAGATCTGCAATTTCAACAGGACATGAATGAATAATATAGAGAGCAGCCTGCCTCCTTAGATATTTTCCATGAATTGCTTTGGTCAGTCTTCTGAGAATAATTTCATATTCCCTCAAATGCATTCTGTCCCAGCTAAACTGGATTACTAGTTTTCCCCCAGGTTTTGCCTTGATTTCTACATTAGTGCATTTGTGTAGGCCATCCACCTTACAGCTGCAGCATACTCTTCTTCACctattaacatttttgttttctctcaggACACCCAGCTCAGGTGctactctcttcctctcttcatttAAGCCTTTGTTCATCCAGCCCCTACAAAATGATCTCTCCATTCAGTTTAAGAAGTATTagctaatggggcagctagatggcgcagtgatagagcaccggccctggagtcaagagtacctaagttcaaatgtggcctcagacacttaacacttactagctgtgtgaccctgggcaagtcacttaaccccaattgcctcaccaaaaaaaaaagtattagctAATAAACTTCCATAAGCCAGGGGTACATTCTACTTAAGTTTGTAGTTTACCAACATCTCCCCTTCAGACCTTCCCTAGAGTTATTTGCTCAGATCCTATTCTTCCACTTTATGTATTATAAcaggaaaaagcactggatttggaattaggggacctgagtgcaaatgcaAACTGCTATTTAAtccctgtgggaccttgggcacaTCAGTTGACCTTTCTACACCTTTTACTTTTTATGAGGGATTTGGGCCAGAAATTAGgtgtaaggtcccttctaattcttctATGTTCCTAGATTGTTTCCATCTTTGATTCACAATGCTTTGCCCATAATGGACACTAATAAATTTTTCCTGAATTGAAAGCATCTTTCAGAGTTTATTCTTTGGTAGCATAACCTTTAAGAATATAGAATACATACTTAtgtaaatgggcagctaggtggcacagtgataaagcactggccctggattcaggagaaactgagttcaaatctagcctcagacaattgacacttactagctgtgtgaccctgggcaagtcacttaaccctcattgccctgcaaaaaaaaaaaaatacagaatgtgGTATTATGTTCCTGCCATAAGGTGTCAGGATAAGATTCTTAGTAAAATAATATAGTCATTGAAAATTTAGGTAAATAtaggatagctttgatttattatAGTATGTTACTATTACTCAATTAGACTTTATACAAAATCAAAAGGAGCAGTCCAGGCAAGCTGGCCAGTGGCTTCACTAGGCTGGTTTGAAAGCTTTTTCCCACAAAAGGCTCTGGAAAAGTGGGATTAATCAATTCCAGACAATAAAATACATGCTATTCCAACTTTAAATTCATCAGGCCAAGTTGCAACTGAAATTAGCCCCTGAGCCCTACCTAATTCTCTTTGTCAGTTGTTTAGAGCATCTCTCTGGACTCATCTTCATTCCTGTCTCATTACTTTGTGGTACATGAACTAGGGAGCCTTCATTCAAAGAATAGTTGCTAGTTCAACAAAACTTGACTTGCTAACTGCTTATTTCTATGAAGCCTTTGTATTTACTGTTGTAGGGATGTACTTCACACCTCCCATCTAGAATGTGGAAAGTTTAGGGAATTGGAACAGTATTTGACCTAATTAAGTCCTCTGCATTCTCGTTAAAAACATTTGAACTAAGAGAATCTTGCtttatttctatgtatttgtcatgtctgactcttcgtgacctcatttagggttttctaggcaaagatccTGAATGGCTTTCCCATTTGAaatcaggaggatgagtcttcctaacttcaggcccagcactatccactgtaccacctagctgcctttgcttTACTTCTTagtttatattaatataaaatgcaCAGTAATATTTAGTGCTAGGGACTATGAATATTGTTCTCAAGAAGTTGATGACAGTGGTAAGACACACGATCATTTCAAGTAGGAAGATTTTAGTAACAAATTGGATGAAAACTGAAGCCTAGTAGTGTGATACAGGCTTCATAAGAGTACAATGGATATTTCCGTTTATTATCCAAAAGTTCGATTAAGCTTCAGTCAAAATAGAGGTGATTATTCAAGTAATTAAGTTTGAAGAACAAGCGTAGTGCTTACTTGAAACAAAATATGCTTCCTGAGAAAAATAGCTCTATTCTACTAATTCTAGCTATGaagtttacaaaaaaagaaaccattcccATTAATTGGTTTTATACACAAAATGGGGGCTTCAAAAAGATGAACccacacagagaaaaaaatactgcagaaAAACATTGGTATCCTATTGGTAGGGAAAGAAATTAAACCCTAAtaggcagaggcagctaggtggcacagtggataaagcactggccctgtgttcagggggacctgagttcaaatctggcttcagatttggtcctcttccaaaaaaTGGACAAACAACTCTTTTCTCAATGAAGGATAATAATTTCTTCAGCTGATCTTGATAATATGAGAATATTTGCAAACAAAAGATTCCCCTTTTATTTTCAGTGAGGGTAAGAAGGCTGAAAGTAAACCAATCTACAGtgttatagtcttttttttaagtgtaaagCAAGATTTGCCTGGGACATTGAGAAAAGTTAAGTTATAGGACGATTTacttcagtggagggagttttccaTACCAGGAAGTCTCCACACCAATTAAATTACAGGTCCAGTATTATCCTGCCCCTCctactccccccaaattcccctaGATAACAAAAGCAAATATTTCCCCATGATAAAGAATAAGAGTTAAGACAAGTAACCCCCCACCACTATACCAGAGGATATTGCCTTAACAAAAGGTCAGTTAGACCAATGGTGACACGTTTTACATTTACTCCAATGAAAATAAGTTGCTAGTTGCACAACTTCAACATGTAAGCATATCAAGGAATTTGTGTTTAGTGACTA is drawn from Dromiciops gliroides isolate mDroGli1 chromosome 2, mDroGli1.pri, whole genome shotgun sequence and contains these coding sequences:
- the DNAJA2 gene encoding dnaJ homolog subfamily A member 2, which codes for MANVADTKLYDILGVPPGASENELKKAYRKLAKEYHPDKNPNAGDKFKEISFAYEVLSNPEKRELYDRYGEQGLREGSGGGSGMDDIFSHIFGGGLFSFMGNQNRSRNGRRRGEDMMHPLKVSLEDLYNGKTTKLQLSKNVLCSACSGQGGKTGAVQKCSACRGRGVRIMIRQLAPGMVQQMQSVCSDCNGEGEVINEKDRCKKCEGKKVIKEVKILEVHVDKGMKHGQRITFTGEADQAPGVEPGDIVLLLQEKEHEVFQRDGNDLHMTHKIGLVEALCGFQFTFKHLDARQIVVKYPPGKVIEPGCVRVVRGEGMPQYRNPFEKGDLYIKFDVQFPENNWISPEKLSELEDLLPARPEVPSVIGDTEEVDLQEFDSTRGSAGGQRREAYNDSSDEESSHHGPGVQCAHQ